The Rickettsia helvetica genome has a segment encoding these proteins:
- a CDS encoding UDP-glucose dehydrogenase family protein — protein sequence MNITFIGSGYVGLVSGIIMGYLGHNVTCLDNDEVKISKLNKQILPIYEAKLDEYLKQALESDRLKFTNIYNNELQNAEAIFITVGTPSKESGEADLKYVYDAIDKVSMHINKDCLIVIKSTVPPDSCSNIIAYLKSKGFSFNVASNPEFLRESSAVEDFLYPDRIVVGVNNKESEEILRKIYAPLIKQGAKFVVTDLVTSELIKYASNSFLATKIAFINEMADLCEKIGGNIKDLSKGVGLDQRIGQNFLNAGPGFGGSCFPKDILALNNLVENHHIDCKILKAVIKSNKQRPGNMVDKIATLLDGDLKGKNIAILGLTYKAGTDDVRASPAIEIVKILLNKDVYVKAFDPVGLENAKKNLEHKNLLYLDSAVEACKSVNIIVIATEWSEFKELNWQEIYDLVKSPIIIDLRNILDNEAMKKIGFRYYTVGSKI from the coding sequence ATGAATATTACATTTATCGGTAGCGGATATGTGGGATTAGTCTCAGGTATTATTATGGGCTATTTAGGTCATAATGTTACTTGTCTTGATAATGATGAGGTTAAAATATCCAAATTAAATAAGCAAATATTACCGATTTATGAAGCTAAACTTGATGAGTATCTTAAGCAAGCTTTAGAATCTGATAGGTTAAAATTTACAAATATTTATAATAATGAACTTCAAAATGCCGAGGCAATATTTATTACGGTCGGCACGCCTTCAAAAGAGTCTGGAGAAGCAGATTTAAAATATGTCTATGATGCTATTGATAAAGTTTCTATGCATATAAATAAAGATTGTTTAATAGTCATAAAATCTACTGTTCCGCCTGATAGTTGCAGTAATATTATAGCGTATTTAAAATCAAAAGGCTTTTCATTTAATGTTGCTTCTAATCCTGAGTTTTTAAGAGAAAGCAGTGCGGTAGAAGATTTTTTATATCCTGATCGTATAGTTGTCGGTGTAAATAATAAAGAATCAGAGGAAATATTGCGAAAAATTTATGCACCTTTAATAAAACAAGGTGCAAAGTTTGTGGTTACCGATTTAGTGACGAGCGAACTTATTAAATATGCTTCAAATAGTTTTCTAGCTACCAAAATTGCTTTTATTAATGAGATGGCTGATTTATGTGAAAAAATCGGCGGTAATATTAAAGATTTATCTAAAGGTGTAGGACTGGATCAAAGAATCGGTCAAAATTTTTTAAATGCAGGACCAGGTTTTGGCGGTTCGTGTTTTCCAAAAGATATTCTAGCATTAAATAATCTTGTAGAAAACCATCATATCGATTGTAAGATTCTTAAGGCAGTAATTAAAAGTAATAAGCAGCGTCCAGGTAATATGGTAGATAAGATAGCTACTTTGTTAGACGGAGATTTAAAAGGTAAAAATATAGCAATTTTAGGCTTAACATATAAAGCAGGAACAGATGATGTTAGAGCAAGCCCTGCCATCGAAATTGTAAAGATCTTATTAAATAAAGATGTATATGTTAAAGCATTTGATCCTGTCGGTCTTGAAAATGCTAAAAAGAATTTGGAACATAAAAATTTGCTATATTTAGATTCGGCAGTTGAAGCCTGTAAATCAGTAAATATTATAGTTATTGCAACTGAATGGTCAGAATTTAAAGAGCTTAATTGGCAAGAAATTTATGATTTAGTAAAATCTCCGATAATCATTGATCTTAGAAATATACTAGATAATGAAGCAATGAAAAAAATCGGTTTTAGATATTATACAGTTGGAAGTAAAATTTAA
- a CDS encoding AsmA-like C-terminal region-containing protein — MNFIKKTFISIFIILISLSLAITLTVYSANKGYLNEPLKKIIEFYLSKNDIKAVLHNLEFKENRLSIDKISLSLIDNARGEINDFNLFFNFKNFFSNSLIEANFNIDKISVISNNDEEIINTSTTGDYSLNIIKKDSLTDIRLTSIKSDILTDEQGAGLPLGNALCSYKTAYSKDNPKTVNCKLTFGDKAFLSLNGIITDKNIDASATAANMPLIIYQTVEKIIPDNPIISYLREHIKQGYIQNGELNIKLDKKFLKKNFLVEDNLKANLHISNFEYKYHKDLPPLTKVDTNIIISGPEIKLLINEAYSGKSVVSDGIMTFKWEGPDKSQFVFNATAKGEINDLIAFVPNDAYQNIKAQNIDLKKIKGSANSIIELIIPISPNIPNSYNILSTLTNISFNSLDNNILLQNGEAKGSFKDNKLNISGKGKINNYASSFTYDHDISNKNNECLLKIKSNIAANNQRFGVFKLISGSTVLNFEYKKQHNNESFITVNSNLDNLEFYIDKVSIHKKLYKKANLYLYTKLNDKNFDGNIEFNLSGQDNLKINGNALIKKNIYNINLASVKHNHTNLKGKIIIDNHNLNTELYGSGLDLSNANMMQFLEKEGDSTRNINLKTNISKILLKNNIILGNLDLAIKCDKVRCFSGFLNANIDNKKVKMSLTAKETFEQWLIESDNAGALLRGLGMYTTMQNGQININLNTKRYEVKKGEIVPILDGKFSIKHFTVVDTPFLTRLVSFVSLPGFLSSITNNKNILFEDMSGKFNYRGNIITIFDTEAHGPFFDFTMKGNIDTKQQLIMVKGNVIPSFFLISTIVTKIPVVGKIFSKVAPYSLKMNYK; from the coding sequence ATGAATTTTATTAAAAAAACCTTTATTAGTATTTTTATAATTCTGATTTCATTATCTTTGGCTATAACTCTAACTGTTTATAGTGCAAATAAAGGATACTTAAATGAACCTTTGAAAAAAATAATTGAATTTTATTTAAGTAAAAATGATATAAAGGCTGTACTACATAATTTAGAATTTAAAGAAAACCGATTATCCATAGATAAAATTTCCTTAAGTCTTATAGATAATGCTAGAGGAGAAATTAACGATTTTAATCTTTTCTTTAATTTCAAAAATTTCTTCTCTAATTCGTTAATAGAGGCTAATTTTAATATTGATAAAATTTCCGTAATCTCAAATAACGATGAAGAGATTATAAATACTTCAACGACCGGTGATTATTCGTTAAATATAATTAAAAAAGATTCCCTAACCGACATACGGTTAACTTCAATAAAAAGTGATATCTTAACCGATGAGCAAGGAGCAGGCTTACCTCTAGGAAATGCTTTATGCTCATATAAAACCGCCTATTCTAAAGATAATCCAAAGACCGTTAATTGCAAACTTACCTTTGGGGACAAAGCTTTTTTATCACTAAACGGTATAATAACTGATAAAAATATCGACGCAAGTGCAACTGCAGCAAATATGCCTTTAATAATTTATCAAACAGTCGAAAAAATCATTCCAGATAATCCTATAATCTCATATTTGCGAGAACATATAAAACAAGGTTACATCCAAAACGGAGAATTAAATATTAAATTAGATAAAAAATTTTTAAAAAAAAATTTTTTAGTAGAAGATAATTTAAAAGCAAATTTACATATCTCGAATTTTGAATATAAATATCATAAAGATTTACCGCCTTTAACTAAAGTTGATACTAATATAATCATTTCAGGACCGGAAATAAAACTTCTAATTAATGAAGCATATAGCGGTAAAAGTGTCGTTTCAGATGGTATTATGACTTTCAAATGGGAAGGACCGGATAAATCGCAATTTGTTTTTAATGCTACTGCTAAAGGTGAAATTAACGACTTAATTGCTTTTGTTCCAAATGATGCATATCAAAATATTAAAGCTCAAAATATTGATCTAAAAAAAATAAAAGGGTCGGCAAATTCAATAATAGAGTTAATAATCCCTATTAGCCCAAATATCCCTAATAGCTATAATATTTTGTCGACATTAACAAATATTTCTTTTAATAGTTTAGACAATAATATCCTATTACAAAACGGAGAAGCTAAAGGTAGCTTTAAAGATAATAAACTAAATATTAGCGGTAAAGGTAAAATTAATAATTATGCAAGCAGCTTTACTTATGATCATGATATATCGAATAAAAATAATGAGTGTTTACTTAAAATAAAAAGCAATATTGCGGCAAATAATCAAAGATTTGGAGTATTTAAATTAATTTCAGGCAGCACTGTTTTAAATTTTGAGTATAAAAAACAGCATAATAATGAGAGTTTTATTACCGTTAATTCTAATCTTGATAATTTAGAATTTTATATAGATAAAGTATCTATTCATAAAAAATTATATAAAAAAGCCAATTTATATTTATATACTAAATTAAATGATAAAAATTTCGATGGAAATATTGAATTTAACCTTTCAGGGCAGGATAATCTAAAAATTAACGGTAATGCCTTAATTAAGAAAAATATTTATAATATTAATCTAGCCTCTGTTAAACATAATCATACGAATTTAAAAGGAAAAATAATCATAGATAATCATAATCTTAATACGGAACTTTATGGAAGCGGATTAGATTTATCAAATGCTAATATGATGCAGTTTTTAGAAAAAGAGGGAGATTCTACACGTAATATTAATTTAAAAACTAATATATCAAAAATACTTTTAAAGAATAATATAATTCTAGGTAATCTTGATTTAGCAATTAAATGTGATAAAGTGCGGTGTTTCTCCGGTTTTCTAAATGCTAATATCGATAATAAAAAAGTTAAGATGTCGCTTACCGCTAAGGAAACTTTTGAACAATGGCTAATTGAATCCGATAATGCCGGAGCATTGCTTAGGGGACTCGGAATGTATACCACTATGCAAAACGGTCAGATTAACATCAACTTAAATACAAAAAGATATGAAGTAAAAAAAGGTGAAATAGTGCCGATATTAGACGGCAAATTTTCTATAAAACATTTTACGGTAGTCGATACTCCTTTTTTAACACGGCTTGTTTCCTTTGTTTCATTGCCAGGTTTTCTTAGTTCAATAACTAATAATAAAAATATTTTATTTGAAGATATGAGCGGTAAATTTAATTATAGAGGAAATATAATTACAATTTTTGATACGGAAGCACATGGACCGTTCTTTGATTTTACTATGAAAGGTAATATTGATACCAAGCAGCAATTAATTATGGTTAAAGGAAATGTTATTCCTTCCTTTTTCTTAATCAGCACTATTGTAACTAAAATACCGGTAGTCGGTAAAATATTTTCCAAAGTAGCCCCTTACTCCCTAAAAATGAACTATAAATAG
- a CDS encoding MFS transporter — protein MQKKLYLIGILLLGLISGLTFNLIFFTVPYQLSEAKYTTDIIGSISLAAFPYCLKVIWSPFIDKYPIPFLCSKFGHRRGWALVAQICLILAMTGFLNISPCNNLYITAVILFIISFCSSTQDIVLDAYRIERPTSKEELSMAFTFSSIGFRLGMLLGSIGALYSSIIFGWNTVYKFALFITIIGPIVILCIKEPQSKEIRHTTTNLIGLQQYFEVIKKSIISLKNEQQYLLLIILFVFLYKAADSIPMAMSSPLFLDLSFTTHEIAVIYKAYGLLIMIVGGALGGVLTAKMGIFHSVLIGGVIQLLSPLMFMILATIGYDIRTFIITVTVQNFCAGFAGTIISIYFANLCNSEFVATQYSIIASFSSLSRIILASLGGICAKYLTWPVFFLGNTLFSMLFIPIFYKKYRKKLGFVNISKKI, from the coding sequence GTGCAGAAAAAATTATATTTAATCGGTATTTTACTTTTAGGCTTAATTTCCGGTCTTACGTTCAATTTAATTTTTTTCACAGTTCCATATCAATTATCCGAAGCAAAATACACCACTGATATAATAGGTTCGATATCACTAGCTGCTTTTCCATATTGCTTAAAGGTCATATGGTCACCTTTTATAGATAAATACCCTATACCTTTTTTATGTTCTAAATTCGGTCACAGGCGTGGCTGGGCATTAGTAGCACAAATATGTTTAATCCTAGCAATGACGGGGTTCTTAAACATAAGCCCTTGTAATAACTTATATATTACCGCCGTTATCTTATTTATTATTTCATTCTGTAGTTCTACTCAAGATATTGTACTTGATGCATATAGAATTGAGAGACCTACATCGAAAGAAGAGCTTTCAATGGCTTTTACCTTTAGTAGCATAGGGTTTCGTTTAGGTATGTTACTTGGCAGCATCGGTGCTTTATATTCATCAATTATTTTCGGCTGGAATACAGTATATAAATTTGCTCTATTCATTACTATAATTGGACCTATAGTAATTTTATGTATCAAAGAACCACAATCAAAAGAAATACGCCATACAACTACTAATTTAATAGGATTACAACAATATTTTGAAGTTATTAAAAAAAGTATTATATCCTTAAAAAATGAACAGCAATATTTATTGCTAATTATATTGTTTGTCTTTTTATATAAAGCTGCGGATTCTATACCTATGGCTATGAGTTCGCCTTTATTTCTAGATTTAAGTTTTACTACTCATGAAATTGCCGTTATTTACAAAGCTTACGGGTTACTAATCATGATCGTCGGAGGAGCTTTAGGTGGCGTTTTAACTGCAAAAATGGGTATATTTCATAGTGTCTTAATTGGTGGAGTTATTCAATTATTGTCACCTCTTATGTTTATGATTCTTGCTACTATCGGCTATGATATAAGGACATTTATAATAACCGTTACAGTGCAAAATTTTTGTGCAGGCTTTGCAGGAACTATTATCTCTATCTATTTTGCTAACCTTTGCAATAGTGAATTTGTTGCCACGCAATATTCTATTATTGCATCTTTTAGCTCTCTTAGCCGTATTATTCTAGCTAGTCTTGGCGGTATTTGTGCAAAATATCTTACTTGGCCTGTATTCTTTTTAGGTAATACTCTGTTTAGCATGTTATTTATACCGATATTTTATAAAAAATATAGAAAGAAACTAGGCTTTGTGAATATTTCTAAAAAGATATGA
- the tatC gene encoding twin-arginine translocase subunit TatC, with translation MKLYSFQEHLLELKIRLLRIFTTFIIIFAICYYFSDNIYSFLLKPLAKLSGDTVRNIIYTGLTEAFFTYIKLAAFTAFTIIIPIIALECYLFISPGLHRHEKKIIAFILFMSPILFWCGSIFVFYFVMPKAWNFFLSFEKRDMIVPIVLEARISEYLNLVIHLIIAFGVAFQLPVVIIILNILKIVKVQTLKQKRRIAVVINFIIAGILTPPDILSQFALAIPLLLLYETSIMICNFIEKPRTLNVKYQMD, from the coding sequence ATGAAATTATATAGTTTTCAAGAACATTTATTAGAATTAAAAATAAGGCTTCTTAGAATATTTACTACTTTTATAATTATATTTGCTATTTGCTATTATTTTAGCGACAATATTTATAGTTTTTTATTAAAACCGCTTGCTAAGCTAAGCGGTGATACGGTACGAAATATAATTTATACGGGGCTTACAGAAGCATTTTTTACCTATATTAAACTTGCAGCTTTTACTGCTTTTACTATTATTATACCTATAATTGCTTTGGAGTGTTATTTATTTATCAGTCCCGGGTTACACCGCCATGAAAAAAAAATTATCGCTTTTATTCTTTTTATGTCGCCTATTTTATTTTGGTGCGGTAGTATTTTTGTTTTTTACTTTGTAATGCCGAAAGCTTGGAATTTTTTTCTTAGTTTTGAAAAACGTGATATGATAGTACCGATAGTTTTGGAAGCAAGGATTAGCGAGTATCTAAATTTAGTTATTCATTTAATTATTGCTTTTGGAGTTGCTTTTCAACTACCGGTTGTGATAATAATATTAAATATACTAAAAATAGTTAAGGTACAAACACTTAAGCAAAAAAGACGCATTGCCGTGGTAATTAACTTTATTATTGCAGGAATATTAACGCCTCCTGACATTTTAAGCCAGTTTGCTCTTGCAATACCGCTACTTTTATTATATGAAACTTCAATAATGATATGTAATTTTATAGAAAAACCGAGGACACTAAATGTTAAATATCAAATGGATTAG
- the serS gene encoding serine--tRNA ligase yields the protein MLNIKWIRENQELFDEKLSQRFIEPMSSKIAMLDGEKRKITSLIQEFQHARRVKSKILGDMASKSGEEFKGLQRDVKHINEKLEELEQDLNNNNELNELLNMLPNIPDEEVPYGIDESMNKLVRTYGEINPNALNKQHFELGTKLNLMDFEQTAKISGARFVTLKGDLAKLERALINFMIDVHTKEFDFFEISPPVLVRDNAMYNAGQLPKFAKESFATINGYRLIPTAEVSLVNIVADTIIPREKLPMRYVAYTPCFRSEAGSSGRDTRGMIRLHQFGKVELVSITTPEESKNEHEYITNASETILQKLSLPYRVMLLCTGDMGFAAKKTYDIEVWLPGQKQYREIASCSNCGDFQARRMKARYKEFGSNETTLVHTLNASGLPIGRTVVAILENYQNEDGSITIPDVLINYMGGLQKITTYSE from the coding sequence ATGTTAAATATCAAATGGATTAGAGAAAATCAAGAATTGTTCGATGAAAAGCTTAGCCAAAGATTTATTGAACCTATGTCTAGTAAAATTGCTATGCTCGACGGAGAGAAAAGAAAAATTACGAGTTTAATTCAAGAATTTCAGCATGCACGTAGGGTAAAATCAAAGATTTTAGGTGATATGGCCTCTAAAAGCGGTGAAGAGTTTAAAGGGTTACAAAGAGATGTCAAACATATAAATGAGAAGTTGGAAGAACTTGAACAGGATCTAAATAATAATAACGAATTAAATGAGCTATTAAATATGCTTCCTAATATTCCGGACGAAGAAGTACCTTACGGAATTGATGAAAGTATGAATAAATTAGTTCGTACTTACGGAGAGATAAATCCAAATGCTTTGAATAAGCAGCATTTTGAACTAGGTACAAAATTAAATTTAATGGATTTTGAACAAACTGCTAAAATTTCTGGAGCTAGATTTGTAACGTTAAAAGGTGATTTAGCAAAGCTAGAACGTGCTTTAATTAACTTTATGATTGATGTTCATACTAAAGAGTTTGACTTCTTTGAGATATCACCTCCGGTATTAGTTCGAGATAATGCTATGTATAATGCAGGACAACTACCTAAATTTGCCAAAGAGTCTTTTGCAACAATAAATGGTTACAGACTAATTCCAACCGCAGAAGTATCTTTAGTAAATATAGTCGCTGATACTATTATACCAAGAGAAAAATTACCGATGCGTTATGTTGCTTACACCCCGTGCTTTAGATCAGAAGCAGGTAGTAGCGGTAGAGATACAAGAGGTATGATTAGATTACATCAGTTCGGTAAAGTTGAGCTAGTATCCATTACTACCCCTGAAGAATCAAAAAATGAGCATGAATATATAACTAATGCATCAGAGACTATTCTACAAAAACTGAGTCTTCCTTATCGTGTTATGTTACTTTGCACCGGAGATATGGGGTTTGCGGCAAAAAAAACCTATGATATAGAAGTATGGCTTCCGGGACAAAAGCAATATCGCGAAATTGCTAGCTGTTCTAATTGTGGAGATTTTCAAGCACGTAGAATGAAAGCAAGATATAAAGAATTCGGCAGTAACGAAACTACCTTAGTTCATACTTTAAATGCTTCAGGATTACCTATCGGAAGAACTGTGGTTGCAATACTTGAAAATTATCAGAATGAAGATGGATCAATAACTATACCTGATGTCTTGATAAATTATATGGGAGGGTTACAAAAAATCACTACATATAGTGAATAA
- a CDS encoding VirB4 family type IV secretion/conjugal transfer ATPase, with product MFSDLRKFDKDIYNYNAPNFIPIACHYNDNTLLTKDGKLLQIIKIHGINSEKISDNIQNLREMVRVSIKKNITDYDFAFWLHTIREKQNLDDSTPYKKLLPANIHALWQRKNHWNDKFVNTLYISIVHDSARVNIKNFNSLINSLSNKLITDFENNYLDSAFQKLENITNNILNDLNEFGAEKLGIIFENDNVFSNPLFLYNRIANLNNNDCLVPIIDLSDALDRSIYTISGDKMVVTDHEKNNKFASLLSIKEYHETPSNALDKFLQLPIELIITEIFYFVSKKQVTSKLRGQDYILKITNDSTLLNHKGINKLDATNLDFQFCNQQISIAVIEEDENKLDAAVAKVSTELFKLGIIHVKEDLNIEQIFWSQLPANFAFIRRMSPLSVEHIASLTALHNTTLGNQYNPWGKAITLLRTEKGTPYFMNFHDKTNKGNTCIFGTEKTGKTVLLNFLISESTKYDPTIIYISNNNDSKIFIEAIEGKWLEPDKQIINPFLVDDTEKSQAFILEFLKLISGHYASPLSKIEISFLEKLKNKILSIEKEKRIFSDILKLEDFKEEGGIQILDKLKVFTEGQLYYGLFDGPSLNIQEGEIIGFNLYKLSDEPFSKQFYPMERKFLEQFNNNLKKHQSISAAVIYAFTYHLSLVGIKPKIFAADNFDKLYKPEVYYDNINLIFNNLSQNNGIFVSNFNFIYLKSYPKYTIKPWLDLINTKIILPSDVKIEDLDKILGLSELEIRKLSQLILSARMFLISKDNESIASELSIAALIGIVRILSSRQEEMDIYKKILEQHQGPPDNWINYLYNELNL from the coding sequence GTGTTTAGTGATTTACGAAAATTTGACAAAGATATATATAATTATAATGCTCCTAATTTTATACCTATAGCATGTCATTATAATGATAATACTTTACTTACCAAAGATGGTAAATTACTACAAATTATCAAAATACATGGCATTAACTCAGAGAAAATAAGCGATAACATACAAAATTTACGTGAAATGGTTAGAGTTTCTATAAAAAAGAATATAACCGATTATGATTTTGCTTTTTGGCTACATACAATACGAGAAAAACAAAATTTAGACGATTCTACTCCTTACAAAAAATTATTACCGGCAAATATTCATGCACTATGGCAAAGAAAAAACCATTGGAATGATAAATTCGTTAATACTTTATATATATCTATAGTACATGATTCTGCTAGAGTTAACATCAAAAATTTTAACTCTTTAATAAATTCTTTATCTAATAAATTAATCACTGATTTTGAAAATAACTACTTAGATTCAGCTTTTCAAAAACTAGAAAATATCACTAATAATATTTTAAACGATTTAAATGAATTCGGTGCTGAAAAACTCGGTATAATATTTGAAAATGATAATGTTTTTTCTAATCCTTTATTTTTATATAATCGAATAGCTAACCTTAATAATAATGATTGTTTGGTGCCTATAATAGATTTATCCGATGCACTAGATAGAAGTATTTATACAATTAGCGGCGATAAAATGGTAGTTACGGATCATGAGAAAAATAACAAATTCGCTTCTTTACTATCTATAAAAGAATATCATGAAACTCCTTCTAATGCACTTGATAAATTTTTACAGTTACCGATTGAATTAATAATAACTGAAATATTTTACTTTGTTAGCAAAAAACAAGTAACATCCAAATTGCGTGGTCAAGATTATATTCTAAAAATTACTAACGACTCAACTTTACTTAATCACAAAGGGATTAATAAGCTTGATGCAACTAATTTAGATTTTCAATTTTGTAATCAGCAAATTTCAATTGCCGTTATAGAAGAAGATGAAAATAAATTAGATGCAGCCGTAGCTAAAGTATCAACCGAACTTTTTAAACTTGGTATTATTCATGTAAAAGAAGATCTTAATATTGAGCAAATATTTTGGTCGCAATTACCTGCTAACTTTGCTTTTATCCGTAGAATGTCACCATTATCCGTAGAACATATTGCTTCTCTTACCGCTCTTCATAATACTACACTCGGTAATCAATATAATCCTTGGGGTAAGGCTATAACTTTACTGCGAACCGAGAAAGGTACTCCATATTTCATGAATTTTCATGATAAAACGAATAAAGGTAATACTTGCATCTTTGGTACAGAAAAAACTGGCAAAACCGTATTATTGAACTTTCTAATATCAGAATCGACTAAATACGACCCAACAATAATTTATATCTCTAATAATAATGATTCTAAAATTTTTATCGAGGCAATAGAAGGCAAATGGTTAGAACCGGACAAACAAATTATCAATCCATTTTTAGTAGATGATACAGAAAAATCACAAGCCTTCATTTTAGAATTTTTAAAATTAATCAGCGGTCATTATGCTTCACCTCTCAGCAAAATAGAGATATCCTTTCTAGAGAAATTAAAAAATAAAATTTTATCAATTGAAAAAGAAAAACGTATTTTTTCCGATATTTTAAAATTAGAAGATTTTAAGGAGGAAGGAGGAATACAAATACTTGATAAACTTAAAGTTTTTACCGAAGGACAATTATATTATGGATTATTTGACGGACCGTCTCTTAACATTCAAGAAGGGGAAATTATAGGGTTTAATTTATATAAACTTTCTGATGAGCCGTTTTCTAAACAATTTTACCCGATGGAGAGAAAATTTTTAGAACAATTTAATAATAATTTAAAGAAACACCAAAGTATTAGTGCAGCAGTAATTTATGCTTTTACTTATCATTTAAGCCTAGTTGGCATAAAACCTAAAATATTTGCTGCCGATAATTTTGATAAACTTTACAAACCTGAAGTTTATTACGATAATATAAATTTAATTTTTAATAATTTATCTCAAAATAACGGTATTTTCGTCAGTAATTTCAATTTTATTTATCTTAAGTCATATCCAAAATATACTATAAAACCTTGGCTTGATTTAATTAATACTAAAATTATTCTACCGTCTGACGTTAAAATAGAAGATTTAGACAAAATTTTAGGTTTAAGCGAGCTGGAAATACGAAAATTATCACAGCTAATACTTTCTGCAAGAATGTTCTTAATTAGTAAGGATAATGAATCTATAGCTTCTGAATTAAGTATTGCCGCTTTAATAGGAATTGTCCGTATTTTATCAAGCAGACAAGAGGAAATGGATATTTATAAAAAAATACTTGAACAACACCAAGGTCCTCCGGATAATTGGATTAATTACCTATATAATGAGTTAAATTTGTAG